One Halostella limicola genomic window carries:
- a CDS encoding (2Fe-2S) ferredoxin domain-containing protein, which produces MRRRTDEVREEGFTDLVLVCTNDRDAEYACCADVGGREVIDAVQSWLSERDVFWSHVYVAETTCLGLCSAAGTAIAIQPRNEWYSDVTPEEVPALLDEAFGPDADRLGVGERRPRSPDR; this is translated from the coding sequence GTGAGGCGCCGCACTGACGAGGTCCGCGAGGAGGGGTTCACCGACCTCGTCCTCGTCTGCACGAACGACCGCGACGCCGAGTACGCCTGCTGCGCGGACGTCGGCGGCCGCGAGGTGATCGACGCGGTGCAGTCGTGGCTCAGCGAGCGCGACGTGTTCTGGTCGCACGTCTACGTCGCAGAGACCACCTGTCTCGGCCTCTGTAGCGCGGCGGGGACCGCGATAGCGATCCAGCCGCGCAACGAGTGGTACTCGGACGTGACGCCGGAGGAGGTGCCCGCGCTGCTCGACGAGGCGTTCGGCCCCGACGCGGACCGCCTCGGCGTCGGCGAGCGCCGACCGCGCTCCCCCGACCGCTGA
- a CDS encoding CbtA family protein — translation MYGALKRGVGAGAVAGVAYGLFVALVATPAIAFAETFEAGHGHGAGIDLASAAPSVVGGALFGLLLGACFGVVYYLLEPALPGASDTRNYLLAAAGFVTVSGAPWLALPPQAPGAEYAFGSDARLAVYAAMMALGALVCALSLLAWRRTEGAGTVARAAAALLPFGLIVVAGVAAPTAPSSGPIPDALATAYRGLVVVGQVLLWTTLATAHVWFLDRTAAPDVTIPSEAPH, via the coding sequence ATGTACGGCGCCCTGAAACGTGGCGTCGGCGCGGGCGCGGTCGCCGGCGTCGCGTACGGCCTGTTCGTCGCGCTCGTCGCGACGCCGGCGATCGCGTTCGCCGAGACGTTCGAGGCGGGTCACGGCCACGGGGCCGGCATCGACCTCGCGTCGGCCGCCCCGAGCGTCGTCGGCGGGGCCCTGTTCGGCCTGCTGCTCGGAGCGTGCTTCGGGGTGGTCTACTACCTGCTCGAACCCGCGTTGCCGGGCGCGTCCGACACGCGGAACTACCTGCTCGCGGCCGCCGGGTTCGTCACCGTCTCCGGCGCGCCGTGGCTGGCGCTCCCGCCGCAGGCGCCGGGCGCGGAGTACGCGTTCGGGAGTGACGCTCGGCTCGCCGTGTACGCGGCGATGATGGCGCTCGGCGCGCTGGTCTGCGCGCTCTCGCTGCTCGCCTGGCGGCGGACCGAGGGCGCGGGCACGGTCGCCCGCGCGGCCGCCGCCCTCCTCCCGTTCGGCCTGATCGTCGTCGCGGGAGTCGCTGCGCCGACCGCGCCCTCGTCCGGCCCGATCCCGGACGCGCTGGCGACGGCGTACCGGGGGCTGGTCGTCGTCGGCCAGGTCCTGCTCTGGACGACGCTCGCGACCGCGCACGTCTGGTTCCTCGACCGCACTGCCGCCCCCGACGTGACGATCCCCAGTGAGGCGCCGCACTGA
- a CDS encoding CbtB domain-containing protein, whose protein sequence is METADTVHDRIERAGTELTPTRAALAIGLAAALGFTLMFLQDPMAHDAMHNFRHAAGVTCH, encoded by the coding sequence ATGGAGACCGCAGACACCGTTCACGACCGCATCGAACGCGCGGGCACCGAACTGACGCCGACGCGCGCGGCGCTGGCGATCGGCCTCGCGGCCGCGCTCGGCTTCACGCTGATGTTCCTGCAGGATCCGATGGCCCACGACGCGATGCACAACTTCCGGCACGCGGCGGGCGTCACCTGCCACTGA
- a CDS encoding VWA domain-containing protein, with amino-acid sequence MVDLASGKKLSTTVPFGAVVGQAPLKEALLVVGANDDIDGLLVRGEKGTAKSTAVRALADLLPEQRAVADCPYGCPPDDPERQCADCRERADPPVETRPVPLVTLPLGATRERVVGTLSVADALDGDPEFDPGLLARANRGILYVDEVNLLDDHLVDVLLDAAASGVNRVERDGVSVAHPAEFTLVGTMNPEEGDLRPQLRDRFALQATVTGCEDVDDRVEIIDRALNDSWAAADDATADHRQSLLTACDLLDDVALPREFAEEIAELCRDAGVDGHRGDIATARAARTLAALDGRASVIEGDVRRAAELTLPHRLQSKPFEDAPDPEDVVDDHFDDEGEGTESGDENSSVGPDRSEAEDGDGENGADGDSGAGDADDERDGPNEGERGPSDGPDDSDRDSGDDGDTDDENADDGQRPRPAGASDGESRGESGGGGSEGDGGEGDPRNGDDGDAPGDSDDREQGTPLIPGQARAEVGDAVAPDVETPTEATETDDGGSGSRVGLTPSAANEGVRVRTERAESGSVDAAASVRAAAARGGDAVESRDLRQSVRAGESSALVVFALDASASMRGPMRTAKGVALELLRDAYEQRDDVAVVAFAGDDAEVLLPPTDSVTLAARHLKELPVGDRTPLPAGLRTTSEVIARADPATSVVVLVTDGRANASENPTAETRAAASALAGRGAHVVAVDAGGDGRTGLTGDVVEATDGERVRLSALSAERVERAVDRARE; translated from the coding sequence ATGGTTGATTTAGCGAGCGGCAAAAAGCTGTCGACGACCGTGCCGTTCGGCGCGGTCGTCGGCCAGGCGCCGCTGAAGGAGGCGCTGCTCGTCGTCGGCGCGAACGACGACATCGACGGCCTGCTCGTCCGCGGGGAGAAAGGGACCGCCAAGTCCACCGCCGTGCGGGCGCTGGCCGACCTCCTGCCCGAGCAGCGCGCCGTCGCCGACTGCCCGTACGGCTGTCCGCCGGACGATCCGGAGCGACAGTGCGCGGACTGCCGCGAGCGCGCGGACCCCCCGGTCGAGACCCGACCGGTCCCCCTCGTCACCCTCCCACTGGGCGCGACGCGGGAGCGCGTCGTCGGCACCCTCTCCGTGGCGGACGCGCTGGACGGCGACCCCGAGTTCGACCCCGGCCTCCTCGCCCGGGCGAACCGCGGCATCCTCTACGTGGACGAGGTGAACCTGCTCGACGACCACCTCGTCGACGTCCTGCTCGACGCCGCGGCGAGCGGCGTCAACCGCGTCGAGCGCGACGGCGTCAGCGTCGCCCACCCCGCCGAGTTCACCCTCGTCGGGACGATGAACCCGGAGGAGGGCGACCTGCGGCCGCAGCTCAGGGACCGCTTCGCCCTGCAGGCGACGGTGACCGGCTGCGAGGACGTCGACGACCGCGTCGAGATCATCGACCGCGCGCTGAACGACTCGTGGGCGGCCGCGGACGACGCCACCGCCGACCACCGCCAGTCGCTGCTGACCGCGTGCGACCTGCTCGACGACGTGGCGCTCCCCCGCGAGTTCGCCGAGGAGATCGCCGAACTCTGCCGCGACGCCGGCGTCGACGGCCACCGGGGCGACATCGCCACCGCGCGGGCCGCCCGCACCCTCGCGGCGCTGGACGGCCGGGCGAGCGTCATCGAGGGCGACGTGCGCCGCGCCGCCGAACTCACGCTGCCCCACCGCCTCCAGTCGAAACCGTTCGAGGACGCGCCCGACCCCGAGGACGTGGTGGACGACCACTTCGACGACGAGGGCGAGGGGACAGAGAGCGGCGACGAGAACTCGTCGGTCGGGCCCGACCGGAGCGAGGCCGAAGACGGAGACGGCGAGAACGGCGCGGACGGCGACTCCGGCGCCGGCGACGCGGACGACGAGAGAGACGGCCCGAACGAGGGGGAGCGGGGGCCGTCCGACGGGCCCGACGACAGCGACAGAGACAGTGGCGACGACGGCGACACCGACGACGAGAACGCCGACGACGGCCAGCGACCGCGACCCGCCGGCGCGAGCGACGGCGAGAGCCGGGGCGAGAGCGGTGGCGGAGGCAGCGAGGGCGACGGAGGAGAGGGCGACCCGAGGAACGGCGACGACGGAGACGCCCCCGGCGATAGCGACGACCGGGAACAGGGGACGCCGCTGATCCCCGGGCAGGCCCGGGCGGAGGTCGGCGACGCGGTCGCGCCGGACGTCGAGACGCCGACCGAAGCGACGGAGACGGACGACGGCGGCAGCGGGTCGCGCGTGGGCCTGACCCCCAGCGCGGCCAACGAGGGCGTGCGGGTCCGCACCGAGCGAGCGGAGTCGGGGAGCGTCGACGCCGCCGCGTCCGTCAGGGCCGCCGCGGCGCGGGGCGGGGACGCAGTCGAGTCGCGGGACCTCCGCCAGTCGGTGCGCGCCGGCGAGAGCAGCGCGCTGGTGGTGTTCGCGCTGGACGCCAGCGCGTCGATGCGCGGGCCGATGCGGACGGCGAAAGGGGTCGCGCTGGAGCTGCTGCGGGACGCCTACGAGCAGCGCGACGACGTGGCCGTGGTCGCGTTCGCGGGCGACGACGCCGAGGTGCTGCTGCCGCCCACCGACAGCGTGACGCTGGCGGCGCGGCACCTGAAGGAGCTACCCGTCGGCGACCGGACGCCGCTGCCGGCGGGGCTGCGGACGACGAGCGAGGTGATAGCGCGGGCCGACCCCGCGACCAGCGTCGTCGTCCTCGTCACTGACGGGCGAGCGAACGCGAGCGAGAACCCCACCGCGGAGACGCGGGCGGCGGCGTCGGCGCTCGCAGGCCGCGGCGCGCACGTCGTCGCGGTCGACGCCGGCGGAGACGGCCGCACCGGGCTTACCGGCGACGTCGTCGAGGCCACCGACGGCGAACGGGTACGCCTCTCCGCCCTGAGCGCCGAGCGCGTCGAGCGGGCCGTCGACCGGGCGCGGGAGTAG
- the cobN gene encoding cobaltochelatase subunit CobN, producing the protein MPTIALYTATENELGAVQRAAERVAADLVVRSESDLDDEPDVEEFVEAAADATAAVFWLHGAEDSMPGYDRAVSRLTEAGTPLVVKATGDAFAFEDTSVAAEQRDRVYDYLDKGGAVNVENCVRYLVDEFAGAEREYDDPVALPTEGVYHPDHLGAEYEDLRASLDPDRPTVAVWFYESHWTHENTRYVDALVRHVEQQGANALPVFCNPATDTEEQEDAEWVTDHWLTDENGDPVVDAVLSSFMFSLSMDERGRSASDEGDSAEDVFLDRLGVPVLQTVTTMRSRSRYQSSDTGVMGFELALSVALPEFDGNVITHPISGKERTDDEAGIGSAPKQHFPIEDRVDHAARLAVNWARLRHTSNEDKRVAVVLHNYPPSDDGIGTAFGLDSPESTVNLLDELGARGYDLDGKRPDSGQSLVETLTSQLTLDDRWVAPEDVRERSVDVVSPEQYADWFADVDERFRENVIEEWGEAPDRPFAIPGVEFGNVLVTVQPPRGFGMDPSKVYHDSDLQPPHDYVAFYSWLRNEFDADGVVHLGTHGSLEWLPGKTVGLNGESAPDQLIDDLPNVYPYIVNNPGEGTQAKRRSYAAIVDYLTPVMSNAGTYDEIAELEELADRYREAGMEDARADDGEHLEQLIREAVDDLDLAVELGVAGEIDEKADVRGPDEAGTTLAEGDVDSDEVAIDELVERVHEYVTDVKTTQIRLGLHTMSEPPADDRLVEYLVALTRLENPGAPSLRESVAGVLGVDYQRMLDEPGAYDEDLGMTYAEAADEVYETSVDLVETLAEYDFDLPASELESDGEEANMNLLVDVDTLGDARAKRGAHDDLREALAYVCEEAQPHVQGAEDEIPRTADALAGEYVPPGGSGAPTRGGVDLLPTARNFYTLDPRKVPAKSAWQVGSEVADGVAERHRDEEGEYPEEVGVVAWGTPTVRTRGETIAQVLALMGVEPVWTDAGRVDDVEPIPLEELDRPRIDVTTRVSGLFRDAFPAAAGVIHDAVEAVVDLDESHEMNYVKKHVEEEAERLETECGLDESDARTAATHRVFTTRPGGYGAGTNKAVDEGNWDDRSDLAEVYVQWGGYAMGSRGKVSEAHDAFERRLGSVEATVKIEDTAEQDEFDSSDWYAFHGGFISAVAETAGEEPASYVGDSSDPDNVDVYTNEEKVRKAMRARVLNPQWLDSMEEHDYKGAGDLSTTVDVVLGWDATTGVVSDTLWEDVAEKYAFDADRQDWLRDVNPWALESITDTLLEAIERGLWDADDETAERLRDLNLRVDGDLEARASGADSPEVASDDD; encoded by the coding sequence ATGCCTACCATCGCCCTGTACACCGCGACCGAGAACGAGCTCGGGGCCGTCCAGCGCGCCGCCGAGCGCGTGGCGGCGGACCTCGTCGTGCGATCGGAGAGCGACCTGGACGACGAACCGGACGTCGAGGAGTTCGTCGAGGCCGCCGCCGACGCCACCGCCGCCGTGTTCTGGCTCCACGGCGCCGAGGACAGCATGCCCGGATACGACCGCGCCGTCTCCCGCCTGACGGAGGCGGGGACGCCGCTGGTCGTGAAAGCCACCGGCGACGCCTTCGCGTTCGAGGACACGTCCGTCGCCGCCGAGCAGCGGGACCGGGTCTACGACTACCTCGACAAGGGGGGCGCGGTCAACGTCGAGAACTGCGTGCGCTACCTCGTCGACGAGTTCGCCGGCGCGGAGCGCGAGTACGACGACCCCGTCGCGCTCCCGACCGAAGGCGTCTACCACCCGGACCACCTCGGGGCCGAGTACGAGGACCTGCGCGCCTCGCTCGACCCCGACCGGCCCACGGTCGCGGTCTGGTTCTACGAGTCCCACTGGACCCACGAGAACACGCGGTACGTCGACGCGCTGGTCCGACACGTCGAGCAGCAGGGAGCGAACGCGCTCCCGGTCTTCTGCAACCCGGCGACCGACACCGAGGAGCAGGAGGACGCCGAGTGGGTCACCGACCACTGGCTCACGGACGAGAACGGCGACCCGGTCGTCGACGCCGTCCTCTCCTCGTTCATGTTCTCGCTGTCGATGGACGAGCGCGGGCGGTCGGCCAGCGACGAGGGCGATTCGGCCGAGGACGTGTTCCTCGACCGCCTCGGCGTCCCCGTCCTGCAGACGGTCACGACGATGCGGTCGCGGTCGCGCTACCAATCGTCGGACACGGGCGTGATGGGCTTCGAGCTCGCGCTGTCGGTGGCGCTGCCGGAGTTCGACGGCAACGTCATCACCCACCCGATCAGCGGGAAGGAGCGCACCGACGACGAGGCCGGCATCGGCTCCGCACCGAAGCAGCACTTCCCGATCGAGGACCGCGTCGACCACGCCGCCCGCCTCGCGGTCAACTGGGCGCGCCTGCGCCACACGTCGAACGAGGACAAGCGCGTCGCCGTCGTCCTGCACAACTACCCGCCGAGCGACGACGGCATCGGCACCGCGTTCGGTCTCGACAGCCCCGAGAGCACGGTGAACCTGCTGGACGAACTGGGCGCGCGAGGGTACGACTTGGACGGCAAGCGCCCCGACTCGGGCCAGTCGCTCGTCGAGACCCTCACGTCGCAGCTGACGCTCGACGACCGCTGGGTCGCGCCGGAGGACGTGCGCGAGCGCAGCGTCGACGTGGTGTCGCCCGAGCAGTACGCCGACTGGTTCGCCGACGTCGACGAGCGGTTCCGGGAGAACGTGATCGAGGAGTGGGGCGAGGCGCCCGACCGTCCATTCGCCATCCCCGGCGTCGAGTTCGGCAACGTCCTCGTGACGGTCCAGCCGCCGCGCGGGTTCGGCATGGACCCGTCGAAGGTGTACCACGACTCTGACCTCCAGCCGCCCCACGACTACGTCGCGTTCTACTCGTGGCTCCGGAACGAGTTCGACGCGGACGGCGTCGTCCACCTCGGCACCCACGGCAGCCTGGAGTGGCTCCCGGGCAAGACGGTCGGCCTGAACGGCGAGAGCGCGCCCGACCAGCTGATCGACGACCTGCCGAACGTCTACCCGTACATCGTCAACAACCCCGGCGAGGGGACGCAGGCGAAGCGCCGGTCGTACGCCGCTATCGTCGACTACCTGACGCCGGTGATGTCGAACGCCGGGACGTACGACGAGATAGCCGAACTGGAGGAGCTGGCCGACCGCTACCGCGAGGCCGGGATGGAAGACGCCCGCGCCGACGACGGCGAGCACCTCGAACAGCTGATCCGCGAGGCAGTCGACGACCTCGACCTCGCGGTCGAACTCGGCGTCGCCGGCGAGATCGACGAGAAGGCCGACGTGCGCGGCCCGGACGAGGCGGGGACGACGCTGGCGGAGGGCGACGTGGACAGTGACGAGGTGGCGATCGACGAACTCGTCGAGCGCGTCCACGAGTACGTCACCGACGTGAAGACGACGCAGATCCGCCTCGGCCTGCACACGATGAGCGAACCGCCCGCGGACGACCGCCTCGTGGAGTACCTCGTCGCGCTCACGCGCCTCGAAAACCCGGGCGCGCCGAGCCTCCGCGAGAGCGTGGCCGGCGTCCTCGGCGTCGACTACCAGCGGATGCTCGACGAACCGGGCGCGTACGACGAGGACCTCGGGATGACCTACGCCGAGGCCGCCGACGAAGTGTACGAGACGAGCGTCGACCTCGTGGAGACGCTCGCCGAGTACGACTTCGACCTGCCGGCGTCGGAACTGGAGTCGGACGGCGAGGAGGCGAACATGAACCTGCTCGTCGACGTCGACACCCTCGGCGACGCCCGCGCCAAGCGCGGCGCGCACGACGACCTGCGCGAGGCGCTGGCGTACGTCTGCGAGGAGGCTCAGCCCCACGTGCAGGGCGCCGAGGACGAGATCCCCCGCACCGCGGACGCGCTGGCCGGCGAGTACGTCCCGCCGGGGGGCAGCGGCGCGCCGACCCGCGGCGGCGTCGACCTCCTGCCGACGGCGCGGAACTTCTACACGCTCGACCCGCGGAAGGTGCCCGCCAAGAGCGCGTGGCAGGTCGGCAGCGAGGTCGCCGACGGCGTCGCAGAGCGCCACCGCGACGAGGAAGGCGAGTACCCCGAGGAGGTCGGCGTCGTCGCGTGGGGCACCCCCACCGTCCGCACCCGCGGCGAGACCATCGCGCAGGTGCTGGCGCTGATGGGCGTCGAACCGGTGTGGACCGACGCCGGCCGGGTCGACGACGTGGAACCGATCCCGCTGGAGGAACTGGACCGCCCGCGCATCGACGTGACGACGCGGGTCTCCGGGCTGTTCCGCGACGCCTTCCCGGCCGCCGCGGGCGTGATCCACGACGCGGTGGAGGCGGTGGTCGACCTGGACGAGTCCCACGAGATGAACTACGTGAAGAAGCACGTCGAGGAGGAGGCCGAGCGCCTCGAAACCGAGTGCGGCCTCGACGAGAGCGACGCCCGGACGGCCGCCACGCACCGCGTGTTCACGACCCGCCCCGGCGGCTACGGCGCGGGGACGAACAAGGCGGTCGACGAGGGCAACTGGGACGACCGCTCCGACCTGGCGGAGGTGTACGTCCAGTGGGGCGGCTACGCCATGGGCTCGCGCGGGAAAGTGTCGGAGGCTCACGACGCCTTCGAGCGCCGCCTCGGTAGCGTCGAGGCGACCGTGAAGATCGAGGACACCGCCGAGCAGGACGAGTTCGACTCCTCGGACTGGTACGCGTTCCACGGCGGGTTCATCTCCGCCGTCGCGGAGACGGCGGGCGAGGAGCCGGCGTCCTACGTCGGCGACTCCTCGGATCCCGACAACGTCGACGTGTACACGAACGAGGAGAAGGTCCGCAAGGCGATGCGCGCCCGCGTCCTCAACCCGCAGTGGCTCGACTCGATGGAGGAGCACGACTACAAGGGCGCGGGCGACCTCTCGACCACCGTCGACGTCGTCCTCGGGTGGGACGCGACGACCGGCGTCGTGAGCGACACCCTGTGGGAGGACGTCGCAGAGAAGTACGCCTTCGACGCCGACCGGCAGGACTGGCTCCGCGACGTGAACCCCTGGGCGCTTGAGAGCATCACGGACACCCTGCTGGAGGCGATCGAGCGCGGCCTCTGGGACGCCGACGACGAGACCGCGGAGCGCCTGCGCGACCTGAACCTGCGGGTCGACGGGGACCTGGAGGCGCGTGCCAGTGGCGCGGACTCCCCGGAGGTGGCCAGCGATGACGACTGA
- a CDS encoding precorrin-8X methylmutase, with translation MTTEDARTDGGTAEAESENGDFEEYADLGATTENAMEIAETSMDRVRKLVPDETLADRIRQKSVHATGDPEFQHLVRFTGADESEPVRVGARAVLDERPIVTDITMVKEGITGRGHDCPVRKAIGNGAELAAETGMTRTAASVLELDREGVYDGAIAAIGNAPTAALALADCIEDGTRPAVVVATPVGFVKAAESRERLREVCAEHGVPAVTNVGRRGGSGLAAGLTNELVHVASDAREGEVEL, from the coding sequence ATGACGACTGAGGACGCCCGGACCGACGGCGGGACGGCCGAAGCGGAGTCGGAGAACGGCGACTTCGAGGAGTACGCCGACCTCGGCGCGACCACGGAGAACGCGATGGAGATCGCCGAGACCTCGATGGACCGCGTCCGGAAGCTCGTCCCCGACGAGACGCTCGCGGACCGGATCCGCCAGAAGTCGGTCCACGCGACCGGCGACCCCGAGTTCCAGCACCTCGTGCGCTTTACCGGGGCCGACGAAAGCGAACCGGTCCGCGTCGGCGCGCGGGCGGTGCTCGACGAGCGCCCGATCGTCACGGACATCACGATGGTCAAGGAGGGCATCACGGGCCGCGGCCACGACTGCCCCGTCCGCAAGGCGATCGGCAACGGCGCGGAACTCGCCGCCGAGACGGGGATGACCCGCACCGCCGCCTCGGTCCTCGAACTCGACAGAGAGGGCGTCTACGACGGCGCGATCGCCGCGATCGGCAACGCCCCGACCGCGGCGCTCGCGCTCGCGGACTGCATCGAGGACGGCACCCGTCCCGCCGTCGTCGTCGCGACGCCGGTCGGCTTCGTGAAGGCCGCCGAGAGCCGGGAACGCCTGCGCGAGGTCTGCGCGGAGCACGGCGTGCCCGCCGTCACGAACGTCGGGCGTCGCGGCGGGAGCGGCCTCGCCGCGGGCCTGACGAACGAACTGGTCCACGTGGCGAGCGACGCGCGGGAGGGCGAGGTAGAGCTGTGA
- a CDS encoding cobalt-precorrin-7 (C(5))-methyltransferase → MNDYDLDAGPDPATFAAAEPEDPDPADPVSAVGIGPGNLEFLTPRGERAIREADVVVGFETVVEFVADLTDADLLTCGYEDEAEALSAFAERVAAGERGAAVLMGDPNHSGYQFVGKVEDSVDRPVRVVPGISSLQVAASRARTPMEDAEFVTLHKSGDLTDDLARLRTAVGDRHLLVLPRPFDLMPGDVAAELLDAGADPSLDALVLERLTHDDESITRSSLASLAEHAGGSGPESTPFSDLSVLAVRR, encoded by the coding sequence GTGAACGACTACGACCTCGACGCCGGCCCCGACCCGGCGACGTTCGCGGCGGCCGAGCCGGAGGACCCGGACCCCGCGGACCCCGTCTCCGCCGTCGGCATCGGTCCGGGTAACTTGGAGTTCCTGACGCCCCGGGGCGAGCGGGCGATCCGCGAAGCCGACGTGGTCGTCGGCTTCGAGACGGTCGTCGAGTTCGTCGCCGACCTGACCGACGCCGATCTGCTCACCTGCGGGTACGAGGACGAGGCCGAGGCCCTCTCGGCGTTCGCGGAGCGCGTCGCGGCCGGCGAGCGCGGCGCCGCGGTGCTGATGGGCGACCCGAACCACTCCGGCTACCAGTTCGTCGGGAAGGTGGAGGATTCAGTGGACCGCCCCGTCCGCGTCGTCCCCGGCATCTCGTCGCTCCAGGTCGCCGCGAGCAGGGCGCGCACGCCGATGGAGGACGCCGAGTTCGTCACGCTGCACAAGAGCGGCGACCTGACCGACGACCTCGCCCGGCTCCGGACGGCCGTCGGCGACCGCCACCTGCTCGTCCTGCCGCGCCCGTTCGACCTGATGCCCGGCGACGTGGCGGCCGAACTGCTCGACGCCGGCGCCGACCCGTCGCTCGACGCGCTCGTGCTGGAGCGGCTGACCCACGACGACGAGTCGATCACGCGGTCGTCGCTGGCCTCGCTCGCCGAGCACGCCGGCGGGAGCGGTCCCGAGTCGACGCCGTTCTCGGACCTGTCGGTGCTTGCCGTGCGGCGATAG
- a CDS encoding DUF2196 domain-containing protein, with protein MSMDTPRAEDLRRGMTVEIVQDQQDEPIIGDIQTVRTSEGREPEGGPEVKLESGAVGNVTQIVPDE; from the coding sequence ATGTCGATGGACACGCCACGAGCGGAAGACCTGCGTCGCGGTATGACCGTCGAGATCGTTCAGGACCAGCAGGACGAGCCGATCATCGGCGACATCCAGACCGTCCGGACCAGCGAGGGCCGCGAACCGGAGGGCGGTCCGGAGGTGAAACTGGAGTCGGGCGCAGTCGGCAACGTGACGCAGATAGTCCCCGACGAGTGA
- a CDS encoding sirohydrochlorin chelatase: MTDALLLIARDTPQAREVVGTHARRLRSAGVADDVRTAYYEHDPVHELGDEFAAIGADTVYALPVTVAHTYETTEDIPAALSRCPGEVHYCEPVGRSPGVTGAIRDRAAAAAPDADSLVLVGLGHSALPYGRQTVEYHASRLRDRGAYDEVETCYLLQNPAVECVRYNVSGDDAVAVPLFLTGGPATEEEIPRKLELDRGGLAYADPLGAHERVTDAVRAEVETQRVMVDGAHPPSFEATLTMNARPMATDGRGD; encoded by the coding sequence ATGACAGACGCGCTCCTCCTCATCGCCCGCGACACGCCGCAGGCCCGCGAGGTCGTCGGGACCCACGCCCGGCGGCTGCGGTCGGCCGGCGTCGCCGACGACGTTCGCACCGCTTACTACGAGCACGACCCGGTCCACGAGCTCGGGGACGAGTTCGCCGCGATCGGCGCGGACACGGTGTACGCGCTGCCGGTAACGGTCGCGCACACCTACGAGACGACGGAGGACATCCCCGCGGCGCTGTCGCGGTGTCCCGGCGAGGTCCACTACTGCGAGCCCGTCGGTCGGAGCCCCGGCGTGACGGGCGCGATCCGCGACCGCGCCGCCGCGGCCGCGCCCGACGCGGACTCGCTCGTGCTCGTGGGGCTCGGCCACAGTGCGCTCCCGTACGGCCGCCAGACCGTCGAGTACCATGCCTCTCGGCTGCGCGACCGCGGCGCGTACGACGAGGTGGAGACCTGTTACCTGCTGCAGAACCCGGCCGTCGAGTGCGTCCGCTACAACGTGTCCGGCGACGACGCGGTCGCAGTGCCGCTGTTTCTCACCGGCGGGCCGGCCACCGAGGAGGAGATCCCGCGGAAACTGGAACTCGACCGCGGGGGCCTCGCCTACGCCGACCCGCTCGGCGCCCACGAGCGCGTCACCGACGCCGTCCGCGCGGAGGTCGAGACCCAGCGCGTCATGGTCGACGGGGCGCACCCCCCGTCGTTCGAGGCGACGCTGACGATGAACGCCCGCCCGATGGCGACCGACGGCCGCGGCGACTGA